A segment of the bacterium genome:
CTTACCGCGTGACCTTTTCATACAACAGGTGTTGCATTAGCTGGTTGCGCGCGGGCTTCTTGTCGTAGTGACGCACATCGGAAAACAGTACCGGCTCGCCGCTGATGAGTTTAAAGAGCTGCATCGTCAGCGCCGCATCCATGTCCGCCTCGGTGGCCGCCACAATTGGCTCGTGCGGGCCATCCCAGTCGTACGGATCGTTCAGGAACGCCTCGGCAACATCCACGGTGACAAACGTTTCCGTCAGATCGCCATGCGCCTTGGTTCCGATGAAGTCCAGTCTGCGTTCCGCAATGATCTGGCGATAGGCATAATATGAGCGGATCTGAAGTTTGAGTTTCTCGGGGGTGAGCCCTTTGCCATCGTAGGCGATGTGGCCCACATGCTTCTCCAACCAGGCCAACGCCCGGTCGACTTTCTTGGAGTCCGCCTTCTTCGCGTAACGGACGATGTCCTCCTGCTCAATGTGCTCGACATCGAGTCCGAACATCTTCTGCCACTGATCCAGATTCGAGACAGCGGTGTACATTCCCAGCGGCCGCCCGCCAAAGAGGCCGTAGGTCTGCCCTTTGAGCAGGGAGAGCGCGCCGGCCGCCCTGATGAACGACATGACCTTGGCCAGCACAGCCTTTTCCTCTATCCGGCCCCAGACACGGGTATGTGGCCGGCCGACCTGGGCCAGGGTTCCGGCCGCCGCCAGCATGCCGACCATACCCGGTTCGGAGGGATGCACATTACAGAAAAGCAGATAAGGACCCGGGGCGAAGGCGGTGGCCACCGCCGTCAGGTGCGGATAGCACCAGATCGCGTAGTTGCAGATCGTCAGATCGCACCCGGCCTGAGTCAGGCGCCGCCCCTCGGCCTGGGCCACCTGCTGGTTCCAGATGATTTCTTCACCTTGAACCACCTCCACGCCCGCCTTCTCCAAGGCGGCGGCCAGTCCCTGTTGATAGCGGCGATTCAAGGGCTCCAGGCTTTTGTGAATATAATCGCGTCCATCCGAAAATGTCAGAATACCAACCTTTATTTTTCTCATACAAGTTCCTTTCGATCGTCAAGAGTCAGGCGTCAGGCGTCAAATTAACAATACTTTTCCGGGTTCACGAGCATGGCCCCAAGCATGCGTCCCACCTCGACATTCCCATCGAAAAGTGATCGATGCTCTTCAACTGCCAGATAACCGCAATCTCTGGCAAAATCCAGCGAGGTGGCGGTTTCAGCGTTTTCTCCATCGCAGTCCGTCAACTTGCTGACGAAATGCGCTGGATAACGCCTCTTGGCCCACGCTTCACGCAAGTTCATGGAGACGGATCGCGATGAACGACGAATCTGACTGGTTAGCGCATACCGTTCCTCCAGTGGGAACCTCTTACTAGCCTGGAATATCCGCATCGCCAGCTCATACGACTTCTCATACACAGCAAGTTCCGTAACATTCCTGACAGCCATCCTTCTCCTCCTCTCAATATTCCCTGACGCCTGACTCCTGACGCCTGACTCCTGACTCCTACGCCAGCATCCCCTTCACAAACCGGCATGCCCGAGCCGCCTCCCGGTCGAGATCGAGCCCCTCGCGTAAATCGCGAAAGACCTTGATATCACGTCCGACCTCGCCACCCGGCATCAGGAACGGCTCCATAACGATTGAGCCTTTGAACTTAATGGCCTTCAGCGCTTTAAAGACCTCGGCCCAGGGGATCTTGCCGCGCCCCGGCGCACGGCGGTTGGTCTCGCCAATGTGCAGATGACCGAGATACTTACCCGCCGTTTTGATCGCCCCGGCAAAGCTGTCCTCCTCGATGTTCATGTGGAACGTGTCGAGAAGCACGGTGCAGTTGGGGCTGCCTACTTCCCTGACATACCGTACCGCTTCCTCAGCGGTGTTCAGCAGGTACTGCTCGAAGCGATTCACCACTTCCATGTGGAACGTGACGCCGCAGTCTTCGGCCGTTTTCATGACTTCGCGCATGCTCTCGATACTGCGATCCCAGTAAGGCCGCTTGTCTGTCTCTCCCTCGGGCAGACTGCCCGGCCAGTAACTGTAAACGATGCCGCCCAGTTCGCGGATACCTGTCGCCGCCAACGCCTGCGACTGCTTCTTCAGGAACGCGATGCCGCGCTGCCGGGTAGTCTTATCCGCAGAGGCGGGATCGAACGCCTTGGGAAGACCAATGCAGGAGGTCAGTTCAATCCCCTCCGCCTCAGCGGCTCCCTGCAGTCGGCGCTGTTGCGCCACGGTCATATTGGCCACCGTGCCCGAATTGACCTCCAGCACATCGAAACCCAATTTCTTCACCTTGGCCACATACGGTACAAAGTCCGCATTCCAGTTATGAGTCCAATAGGCGTAATAAATTCCAATCTTGTTCATAAGTCATACCTCTCGTTGACACAGGGCATAATCACACGCAATCCCGGAGCAAGGCCGGCCATCTTCCGTTTCAGTTCTGTTTCATCCACCGTATTGAAGGCAAACATCCCGAAATGATGCGCAACCAGAACAGGAATCTGCGCGGCACGGCATAAGGCCACGGCTTCCTCAAATGTAAAATTACCGGGCACCCCTTTGCCTCGCCCGTTCACCGGTAGGAGGGCGACATCAATCCGCTCGGCCGCCAGCCGCTCCGGCAACCCCTCATACGGCACGCAGTCGCCCGAATGATAAATCGCCCTGCCCGCCATCCGGATGATATAGCCAAGCCAATGATGTTCACCACGTGCATTCATCTGCAATTGCTCATGCGCGACGCAATCGCCAGTTCCGCCACTCCCCGCGCATTCGCCCCTTCAGCCCGGCAAACCCGGATCCCGTGTTTTCTTGCCGCATCCAGATCGATGTTGTCCACCCCGGTCCCGTTGCGACTGATCACCTTCAAATCCCGCGCCGCCTCT
Coding sequences within it:
- a CDS encoding four helix bundle protein, producing the protein MAVRNVTELAVYEKSYELAMRIFQASKRFPLEERYALTSQIRRSSRSVSMNLREAWAKRRYPAHFVSKLTDCDGENAETATSLDFARDCGYLAVEEHRSLFDGNVEVGRMLGAMLVNPEKYC
- a CDS encoding sugar phosphate isomerase/epimerase family protein, whose product is MNKIGIYYAYWTHNWNADFVPYVAKVKKLGFDVLEVNSGTVANMTVAQQRRLQGAAEAEGIELTSCIGLPKAFDPASADKTTRQRGIAFLKKQSQALAATGIRELGGIVYSYWPGSLPEGETDKRPYWDRSIESMREVMKTAEDCGVTFHMEVVNRFEQYLLNTAEEAVRYVREVGSPNCTVLLDTFHMNIEEDSFAGAIKTAGKYLGHLHIGETNRRAPGRGKIPWAEVFKALKAIKFKGSIVMEPFLMPGGEVGRDIKVFRDLREGLDLDREAARACRFVKGMLA
- a CDS encoding MBL fold metallo-hydrolase; amino-acid sequence: MNARGEHHWLGYIIRMAGRAIYHSGDCVPYEGLPERLAAERIDVALLPVNGRGKGVPGNFTFEEAVALCRAAQIPVLVAHHFGMFAFNTVDETELKRKMAGLAPGLRVIMPCVNERYDL